A window from Methanococcoides sp. LMO-2 encodes these proteins:
- the hisG gene encoding ATP phosphoribosyltransferase — MIRIAIPNKGRLHDPTVDLFKEAGLPVLGGSNRKLFAKTTDPEITFLFARAADIPEYVQDGAADVGITGLDLISETNSDVEMLLDLKYGGADLVLAVPEDSEIASPQDLEGMRVATEFPVITANYFENLGISIDVVKVSGACEMTPHVGIADAIVDISSSGTTLAMNHLKVIEKVFTSSIYLIANHKTAEAEEKVQHIKTALESVLHAKQKRYLMMNVPSDKLDDVKEELPGLAGPTVMKVESKENIVAVHAVVDADIIFATINRLKKAGAFDILVVPIERMIP, encoded by the coding sequence ATGATACGTATTGCAATACCTAACAAAGGAAGATTACACGACCCCACAGTTGACCTGTTCAAAGAAGCAGGCCTTCCGGTACTCGGAGGCTCCAACAGAAAACTGTTCGCAAAGACCACAGACCCTGAAATAACGTTCCTTTTTGCAAGGGCCGCAGACATCCCTGAATATGTACAGGACGGTGCCGCAGACGTAGGGATCACAGGCCTCGATCTCATATCCGAAACAAATTCCGATGTTGAGATGCTGCTTGACCTGAAATACGGTGGAGCAGACCTTGTGCTGGCCGTTCCGGAAGATTCGGAGATCGCATCCCCACAGGACCTCGAAGGAATGAGAGTGGCAACTGAGTTCCCGGTGATCACAGCCAATTATTTTGAGAACCTTGGCATTAGCATTGATGTGGTAAAGGTAAGCGGCGCATGTGAAATGACACCACATGTTGGAATTGCCGATGCCATTGTGGATATTTCAAGCTCAGGAACCACACTTGCAATGAACCATCTGAAGGTGATCGAGAAGGTATTCACTTCATCGATCTACCTCATTGCCAATCACAAGACAGCGGAAGCAGAAGAGAAGGTCCAGCACATCAAAACAGCTCTTGAAAGTGTCCTTCACGCAAAGCAGAAGAGATATCTTATGATGAACGTGCCTTCTGACAAACTTGATGATGTAAAAGAGGAACTTCCAGGACTTGCAGGACCGACTGTGATGAAAGTGGAATCCAAAGAGAATATCGTGGCAGTGCACGCCGTAGTCGATGCGGACATAATATTTGCCACCATAAACCGTCTCAAAAAAGCAGGTGCATTCGACATACTGGTCGTGCCTATTGAGAGAATGATCCCATAA